The Garra rufa chromosome 18, GarRuf1.0, whole genome shotgun sequence genome window below encodes:
- the LOC141290700 gene encoding alpha-2,8-sialyltransferase 8E-like, with translation MAFLRWIFGLLMALIVVYSVCVMFYYTPETHSSREAMTEAFQRLRCAKLRRKFSGIPTARRLNMKRFTQELDDFLNCLYKPNTTEQELNRMRLQFCCNATGSIFLTKRNTAVNQTIPYETTIKSTYTMNPDIHSMLPEDVPWSGRRLGRCAVVGSGGILKNSSCGREIDSADFVIRFNLAYINDSDVGLKTDLITINPSQIKHEYKNLEENPDPFVERVSVYGNASLAIPAFAYTFCTGLAIRALRVLHPVRPQQPVVFFSPEYLRTLDRFWKGRGLKEVRLSTGFALISTALELCESVHVYGFWPFGNDLQENPLPYHYYNQFGPNRHMHSMPEEFVRLLQLHSKGALTLHLQPCSSDEP, from the exons ATGGCGTTTCTGCGCTGGATCTTCGGACTGCTGATGGCCCTGATCGTggtttacagtgtgtgtgtgatgttttATTACACACCTGAAACACACTCATCCAG aGAGGCGATGACAGAAGCGTTTCAGCGGCTGCGTTGCGCTAAACTCAGACGCAAGTTCTCCGGAATCCCAACCGCTAGAAG ACTAAACATGAAGCGTTTCACCCAAGAACTTGACGATTTCCTAAACTGTCTGTACAAACCGAACACGACCGAGCAGGAgctaaacag AATGAGGCTGCAGTTTTGCTGCAACGCCACAGGATCGATATTCCTCACCAAACGAAACACAGCTGTCAATCAGACCATCCCATATGAAACAACCATTAAAAGCACATACACAATGAATCCAGACATTCACAGCATGCTGCCTGAG gATGTCCCCTGGAGCGGTCGTCGTCTGGGTCGGTGTGCTGTGGTCGGCAGCGGCGggattctgaagaacagcagctgtGGACGTGAGATTGACAGCGCAGACTTCGTCATACG GTTTAATTTGGCTTACATTAATGACAGTGATGTTGGACTGAAGACAGATCTGATAACCATCAACCCCAGTCAGATTAAGCATGA ATACAAAAACCTGGAGGAGAATCCGGATCCGTTTGTGGAGCGGGTCAGTGTGTACGGGAACGCATCCCTCGCTATCCCCGCCTTTGCCTACACCTTCTGCACTGGACTGGCAATCAGAGCTCTCAGAGTCCTCCATCCAGTCAGACCTCAGCAGCCGGTGGTGTTCTTCAGCCCTGAGTACCTGCGAACACTAGACCGTTTCTGGAAGGGGCGTGGCCTGAAGGAGGTCCGCCTCTCCACTGGGTTTGCATTAATTAGCACAGCGCTGGAGCTGTGTGAGAGTGTGCACGTGTACGGATTCTGGCCATTCGGCAACGACCTGCAGGAAAATCCCCTTCCGTACCATTATTACAACCAGTTTGGTCCAAACCGCCACATGCACTCGATGCCGGAGGAGTTTGTGCGGCTTCTGCAGCTCCACAGCAAGGGGGCGCTGACACTGCACCTGCAGCCCTGCTCCTCGGATGAGCCCTGA